From Alcaligenes faecalis, the proteins below share one genomic window:
- the holA gene encoding DNA polymerase III subunit delta: MGRRADHDTLLRELATPSAAFQPLYVVSGDEPLLLVEAADAVRARARQDGFTERSSFTLDARADWSQLFAVAQNISLFGDQKLVDVSIPSGKPGKPGGDALQKLCQLISGGQMDGTSFLIQLPRLDKATRNSKWCQALEQVACWVDIQPINRNSLAGWIAQRLKTQDQSLERHSLEWMADKVEGNLLAAHQEIQKLALIYPPGQLSQEELENAVLNVARYSVFDLRDSMLAGHSQRALTVLGGLQAEGEALPLVLWAVGEEVRTLARLSQARQQGQDLSNLFRQYRIFGPREKLVRQALDRIPPQSWPASVLHAHDIDRLIKGLHPSGRQQDPWEEMRRLTMRIAVATQAPRR, encoded by the coding sequence ATGGGACGCAGGGCCGACCACGACACCTTGCTGCGCGAACTGGCCACGCCATCCGCAGCCTTTCAACCGCTTTATGTGGTGTCTGGTGATGAACCCCTTTTGCTGGTTGAAGCCGCCGATGCCGTGCGCGCCCGCGCCCGCCAGGACGGCTTTACCGAACGCAGCAGCTTTACGCTGGATGCGCGGGCAGACTGGTCGCAGCTGTTTGCTGTTGCCCAGAACATCTCTCTGTTTGGCGATCAGAAACTGGTGGACGTGAGCATTCCCAGTGGCAAGCCCGGCAAGCCGGGCGGTGATGCCCTGCAAAAGCTGTGTCAGCTGATCAGCGGCGGGCAAATGGATGGCACCAGCTTCCTGATTCAACTTCCCCGCCTGGACAAGGCCACGCGCAACAGCAAATGGTGCCAGGCTCTGGAACAAGTGGCCTGTTGGGTTGACATTCAGCCCATCAACCGCAACTCCCTGGCAGGCTGGATTGCCCAGCGTCTGAAAACCCAGGATCAAAGCCTGGAGCGCCATAGTCTGGAATGGATGGCCGACAAGGTTGAAGGCAACCTACTGGCGGCCCATCAGGAAATTCAGAAACTGGCCCTGATTTACCCTCCCGGCCAGTTAAGCCAGGAAGAGCTGGAAAACGCCGTCCTGAATGTGGCTCGCTACAGTGTGTTTGATCTGCGCGACTCCATGCTGGCCGGCCATAGCCAACGCGCCCTGACGGTGCTCGGTGGCTTGCAGGCAGAAGGCGAAGCCTTGCCCCTGGTCCTGTGGGCGGTAGGCGAAGAAGTACGTACCTTGGCCCGTTTGTCACAAGCGCGTCAGCAAGGGCAGGATCTGTCCAACCTGTTTCGCCAATACCGCATTTTTGGCCCGCGCGAAAAACTCGTCCGTCAGGCCTTGGACCGCATCCCGCCTCAAAGCTGGCCTGCCTCGGTTCTGCATGCACACGATATAGACCGTTTGATCAAAGGCCTGCACCCCAGCGGACGTCAGCAAGACCCGTGGGAAGAAATGCGCCGCCTGACCATGCGTATCGCAGTCGCGACACAAGCCCCCCGTCGCTAA
- a CDS encoding glutamate-5-semialdehyde dehydrogenase, which produces MNDITQSSAATQVGDLSSMMQDLGKRAQLAARRMRAATGKAKADALRYMADALIEQKAQLQAANELDLQAARERQIPPAMIERLVLSDRALEIMTTGLRQIADMDDPVGQISASRTRPNGMRVAQMRVPLGVIGIIYESRPNVTIDAAALCLKSGNATILRGGSEAFHSNQALAQIISSSLERAGLPKEAVQVVPTTDRDAVGLLVTMNDYVDVIVPRGGKSLIQRLSAEATVPLIKHLDGNCHVYVDEFADLEKATRIVFNAKTYRYGICGTMETLLVHRSIAPAFLPEMARQLQEKGVELRGCEQTRALVANVAPATEEDWETEFAAAILAIRIVDSMDQAMDHIAQYSSEHTESIVTENLSLAERFQREVDSSSVMVNLPTCFADGFEYGLGAEIGISTNRLHARGPVGLEGLTTYKWVLHGNGQMRG; this is translated from the coding sequence ATGAACGATATCACCCAGTCCTCTGCCGCCACCCAGGTCGGCGATCTGTCTTCCATGATGCAAGATTTGGGCAAGCGCGCCCAGCTTGCTGCCCGTCGCATGCGCGCCGCCACTGGCAAAGCCAAGGCCGATGCCCTGCGCTATATGGCTGATGCCCTGATTGAGCAAAAAGCCCAGTTGCAAGCAGCCAACGAACTGGACTTGCAGGCTGCACGTGAACGTCAGATTCCCCCGGCCATGATCGAGCGTCTGGTCCTGTCGGACCGTGCCCTGGAGATCATGACCACAGGCCTGCGTCAGATTGCCGACATGGACGATCCGGTCGGTCAGATCAGCGCCTCACGCACCCGCCCTAACGGCATGCGTGTGGCTCAAATGCGTGTGCCTTTGGGTGTCATCGGCATCATTTACGAATCGCGCCCCAATGTGACCATTGACGCCGCCGCCCTGTGCCTGAAATCCGGCAACGCCACGATTTTGCGCGGCGGTAGCGAAGCCTTTCACTCCAACCAGGCTTTGGCACAGATTATCTCCAGCAGCCTGGAACGTGCTGGTTTGCCCAAAGAAGCCGTGCAAGTGGTTCCCACCACGGATCGCGATGCTGTTGGCTTGCTCGTAACCATGAACGACTACGTGGACGTCATTGTCCCGCGTGGTGGCAAGAGCCTGATCCAGCGACTGAGCGCCGAAGCAACGGTCCCTCTGATCAAGCACCTGGACGGCAACTGCCACGTCTATGTAGATGAATTTGCCGATCTGGAAAAAGCGACCCGCATCGTGTTCAACGCCAAGACCTACCGTTACGGTATTTGCGGCACCATGGAAACCTTGCTGGTTCACCGCAGTATTGCCCCGGCTTTCCTGCCAGAAATGGCCCGCCAACTGCAGGAAAAAGGAGTGGAACTGCGTGGCTGTGAACAGACCCGCGCTCTGGTCGCCAACGTAGCCCCCGCTACCGAAGAAGACTGGGAAACCGAATTTGCCGCAGCCATTCTGGCAATCCGCATTGTGGACTCCATGGATCAGGCCATGGATCATATTGCCCAGTACAGCTCCGAGCACACAGAATCCATCGTGACGGAAAACCTGAGCCTGGCCGAGCGCTTCCAGCGCGAAGTGGACTCCAGCTCCGTCATGGTGAACCTGCCTACCTGTTTTGCTGACGGCTTCGAGTATGGCCTGGGTGCCGAAATCGGCATTTCCACCAACCGTCTTCATGCCCGTGGCCCGGTCGGCCTGGAAGGCCTGACGACCTACAAATGGGTCTTGCATGGCAATGGCCAAATGCGTGGTTAA
- a CDS encoding CopD family protein, which yields MLWLKTFHILFVTSWFAGLFYLPRIYVNLAQEQDVRTYETLLGMARRLYRFMAPLAILTLLTGLGLFLYYGIGKGQGWMHAKLTLVLILFAFHGVCGRYLRQFQQGQQSRSHVFFRWFNEIPVIVLLLVLILVVIKPF from the coding sequence ATGCTTTGGCTAAAAACATTTCACATCTTGTTTGTGACCTCCTGGTTTGCGGGGCTGTTCTACCTGCCCCGCATCTATGTCAATCTGGCCCAGGAGCAAGATGTCAGGACCTATGAAACGCTCTTGGGCATGGCCCGGCGCCTGTATCGCTTTATGGCCCCTTTGGCCATTCTGACCCTGCTGACAGGCCTGGGATTATTTTTGTATTACGGCATAGGCAAAGGACAGGGCTGGATGCACGCCAAACTGACCCTGGTCTTGATCCTGTTTGCCTTTCACGGTGTGTGCGGACGCTATCTGCGGCAGTTCCAGCAAGGGCAGCAAAGCCGCTCACACGTATTCTTCCGCTGGTTCAATGAAATTCCGGTCATCGTTCTGCTGCTGGTCCTCATCCTGGTGGTTATAAAACCCTTCTAA
- a CDS encoding THUMP domain-containing class I SAM-dependent RNA methyltransferase: MPSKLFSPAGDSDAFPQYVSPIQRVDSPQAPKPGQRLPDSNIEQNERVQVKALQGERYRLFAPCPQGLEEALSLELQALGYENVQTGRAGCHFDADWIGVMRANLSSRLATRILLEVSHAPVTNEEDILALARVTPWERWFGPEQTLRVDTSAVRSPMQSLQYCNLRAKDGICDRLRDLEGARPSIDTVRPDAKVHLFLDETSATFYLDTSGESLFKRGWRHDKGDAPLRENLAAGLLALSGWDPSKPLIDPFCGSGTILIEAAWMALGAPPGIWRPFHFERLRCHDQRLWRDIKDEARSMIAPRLDTPLIGYDINPIVLDAARSNLERSHLTLETIRFEQGDALKIRPETEAGWIVTNPPYGERLEHQDEDFWPNWASNLKQNFANWSVNMISSDLELPRHMRLKPKRRYPLYNGALDCRLFCFDMVPASYRNNEAASDASEDSASAE; encoded by the coding sequence ATGCCCAGCAAGCTTTTTAGCCCGGCAGGTGACTCCGATGCCTTTCCTCAGTATGTCTCGCCTATCCAGCGTGTAGACAGCCCCCAGGCCCCCAAGCCCGGTCAGCGCCTGCCCGATAGCAATATCGAGCAAAACGAGCGCGTCCAGGTCAAGGCCCTGCAAGGCGAACGCTACCGTCTGTTTGCTCCCTGCCCACAAGGGCTGGAAGAGGCGCTGTCGCTGGAACTGCAAGCACTGGGCTACGAGAACGTCCAAACCGGCCGTGCGGGTTGCCATTTTGACGCGGACTGGATCGGCGTCATGCGTGCCAACCTGTCCTCGCGACTGGCGACACGCATTTTGCTGGAAGTCTCGCACGCTCCTGTCACCAACGAGGAAGACATTCTGGCCCTGGCCCGCGTGACTCCCTGGGAACGCTGGTTCGGCCCCGAGCAGACACTGCGTGTCGATACCTCGGCGGTACGCAGCCCCATGCAAAGCCTGCAGTACTGCAATCTGCGCGCCAAAGACGGGATTTGTGACCGCCTGCGTGATCTGGAAGGTGCACGTCCTTCCATCGATACCGTACGCCCGGATGCCAAGGTGCATTTGTTCCTGGACGAGACCAGTGCCACCTTCTATCTGGACACCAGTGGCGAGTCCCTGTTCAAGCGCGGCTGGCGTCATGACAAGGGCGATGCGCCTTTGCGTGAAAACCTGGCAGCCGGCCTGCTGGCCCTGTCTGGCTGGGACCCCAGCAAGCCTTTGATCGACCCTTTCTGCGGTAGTGGCACGATTCTGATCGAAGCCGCCTGGATGGCTTTGGGAGCGCCTCCCGGAATCTGGCGCCCCTTCCACTTCGAGCGTCTGCGCTGCCACGATCAGCGTTTGTGGCGTGACATCAAGGACGAAGCGCGTTCCATGATCGCCCCTCGTCTGGATACGCCGCTGATTGGCTACGACATCAACCCCATCGTTCTGGATGCCGCCCGTTCCAACCTGGAACGCTCGCACCTGACGCTGGAGACGATTCGCTTCGAGCAAGGCGATGCCCTGAAGATTCGTCCAGAAACAGAAGCCGGCTGGATTGTCACCAATCCTCCTTACGGCGAGCGTCTGGAACATCAGGACGAGGACTTCTGGCCAAACTGGGCCAGCAACCTCAAGCAAAACTTCGCCAACTGGAGCGTGAACATGATCAGCAGCGACCTGGAGTTGCCGCGTCATATGCGCCTCAAGCCCAAGCGTCGTTACCCGCTGTACAACGGTGCTCTGGATTGCCGCCTGTTCTGCTTTGACATGGTTCCGGCCAGTTATCGCAATAACGAGGCAGCCTCGGACGCCAGCGAAGACTCGGCCAGCGCCGAATAA
- a CDS encoding RDD family protein, whose product MTPTFTTPGRWRRFACMMYESILLFGVIFTTGYLFDTLTQSRSGLDLRHVRQVVLFIALGIYFVLCWRKVGQTLPMKTWHMRLVNEQGQIPALPTLLLRYILLWPLPLLGALLVQLLSVYTGYASTDLLIVFTPFLNFIWTWFDKDQQFLHDRLSKTRLIDARPTRVTSAAT is encoded by the coding sequence ATGACACCCACATTCACCACTCCTGGCCGCTGGCGACGCTTTGCCTGCATGATGTATGAATCCATCCTGCTGTTTGGCGTTATTTTCACCACCGGCTATCTGTTTGATACCTTGACCCAAAGCCGTAGCGGCCTGGATCTGCGTCATGTGCGTCAGGTCGTTCTGTTTATCGCGCTGGGGATTTATTTCGTGCTGTGCTGGCGCAAAGTAGGCCAGACCCTGCCCATGAAAACCTGGCACATGCGCCTGGTGAACGAGCAAGGCCAGATTCCTGCCCTGCCTACCTTGCTGCTGCGTTATATTCTGTTATGGCCCCTGCCTTTGCTGGGGGCTTTGCTGGTTCAGCTTCTGTCTGTCTACACAGGCTATGCGTCCACGGACCTTCTGATCGTGTTTACGCCTTTCCTGAACTTTATCTGGACCTGGTTCGACAAGGACCAGCAGTTCCTGCACGACCGTCTTAGCAAGACTCGTCTGATCGATGCGCGCCCTACCCGTGTTACTTCGGCAGCCACCTGA
- the hslO gene encoding Hsp33 family molecular chaperone HslO: MTDILKKYLFADQSTRAQIVHLEQAWQMGLEHQHYPACIRDLLGELVAASVLLAGNLKFDGSLILQIQGDGPIALLVVECTSDMDIRATVSLRENHPVPQTGTLQTLLNPQGQGRFTVVLAPRQSSKDFRPYQGVVPLEGETVAEVLQTYMRTSEQLDTHLWLAADENRCAGLLLQRIPPQGGHSLAQNLDTWERALALGSTVQTQELLQLDSDTLIHRLFWEEDLQVFEPQSVRWHCPCSRQRVSNMLRMLGREEIEQMLAEQDTINVSCNFCGKPYQYDAIDCASLFVDKGDTQPGDDTLH; encoded by the coding sequence ATGACCGACATTTTAAAAAAATACCTGTTCGCCGACCAAAGCACACGAGCCCAGATTGTTCACCTTGAGCAAGCCTGGCAAATGGGTCTGGAACATCAGCACTACCCTGCCTGCATCCGCGACTTGCTGGGCGAGCTGGTGGCCGCCTCGGTGCTCCTGGCGGGCAACCTCAAGTTTGACGGCTCCCTGATTTTGCAAATCCAGGGGGATGGCCCAATTGCCTTGCTGGTGGTGGAGTGCACCTCGGACATGGATATACGTGCAACGGTCTCGCTGCGCGAGAACCATCCCGTGCCTCAAACCGGCACCTTGCAAACCCTGCTGAACCCGCAAGGTCAAGGCCGCTTCACTGTGGTGCTGGCTCCGCGTCAAAGCAGCAAGGATTTCCGTCCTTACCAAGGCGTGGTGCCTCTGGAAGGCGAGACCGTTGCCGAAGTTCTGCAAACCTATATGCGCACCTCCGAGCAGCTGGATACCCACCTGTGGCTGGCTGCCGACGAGAACCGTTGTGCAGGTCTGTTGCTGCAACGCATCCCGCCCCAAGGCGGCCACAGTCTGGCTCAGAACCTGGACACCTGGGAGCGGGCCCTGGCGTTGGGCTCCACCGTCCAGACGCAAGAATTGCTGCAACTGGATAGCGACACCTTGATTCACCGCCTGTTCTGGGAAGAAGACCTGCAAGTCTTTGAACCTCAGTCCGTGCGCTGGCATTGCCCCTGTTCCCGTCAACGCGTCAGCAATATGCTGCGCATGCTGGGACGGGAAGAAATCGAGCAAATGCTGGCCGAGCAAGACACCATCAATGTGTCCTGCAACTTCTGCGGCAAGCCCTATCAGTACGACGCAATTGATTGCGCGTCCCTGTTTGTCGACAAGGGCGATACCCAACCGGGTGACGATACCCTGCACTAA
- the ftsB gene encoding cell division protein FtsB has product MRLIVLLLLCLTLVTHYALWWGKGGWLDVRQMQTRLVAQKETNEALTARNNALLAEVQDLRSGTHAVEERARSEFGMMREGEIFVQIVPPGGSATTTSSPR; this is encoded by the coding sequence ATGCGCCTGATCGTTCTGCTCCTGCTGTGTTTGACCCTGGTAACCCATTACGCTTTATGGTGGGGCAAAGGCGGTTGGCTGGACGTACGGCAAATGCAGACCAGGCTGGTCGCGCAAAAAGAGACCAACGAGGCCCTGACAGCGCGTAATAACGCCTTGCTGGCCGAGGTTCAGGATTTGCGTTCGGGTACCCACGCAGTTGAAGAGCGCGCCCGTAGCGAGTTTGGCATGATGCGTGAAGGCGAGATCTTTGTGCAGATCGTGCCTCCCGGTGGTTCGGCTACCACGACAAGCAGCCCACGTTAA
- the eno gene encoding phosphopyruvate hydratase, with protein MSAIVDIIGREILDSRGNPTVECDVLLESGAMGRASVPSGASTGAREALELRDGDKSRYLGKGVLRAVENLNTEISEALMGLDAQEQTFIDRTLIELDGTEDKSRLGANAMLAASMAVARAAADDSGLSLYRYFGGSGAMAMPVPMMNVINGGAHANNTLDLQEFMIMPVGAKSFRESLRMGAEVFHTLKGLIHDQGMSTAVGDEGGFAPNVANHEAAIELILRAIEQAGYEPGTQIALALDCAASEFYRDGKYHLAGEGGVSLSSQDFANLLANWCDKYPIISIEDGMAEDDWDGWRILSQQLGDKIQLVGDDLFVTNTKILKKGIELGIGNSILIKINQIGTLTETFAAIEMAKRAGYTAVISHRSGETEDSTIADIAVATNAMQIKTGSLSRSDRMSKYNQLLRIEEELAEVATFPGREAFYNLR; from the coding sequence ATGAGTGCAATCGTAGATATTATTGGCCGCGAGATTCTGGACTCCCGTGGTAATCCAACGGTGGAGTGTGATGTATTGCTCGAATCGGGCGCTATGGGGCGTGCCTCCGTTCCTTCTGGTGCATCCACTGGCGCTCGCGAAGCGTTGGAGCTGCGTGATGGTGACAAGAGCCGTTACCTGGGTAAAGGTGTTTTGCGCGCTGTTGAAAACCTGAACACAGAGATCTCCGAAGCCTTGATGGGCTTGGATGCTCAAGAACAAACCTTTATCGATCGCACCCTGATCGAGCTGGACGGTACCGAAGACAAGAGCCGCCTGGGCGCCAACGCCATGCTGGCTGCCAGTATGGCTGTGGCCCGTGCCGCTGCTGATGATTCGGGTCTGTCCCTGTACCGCTACTTCGGTGGCAGCGGTGCCATGGCCATGCCCGTACCGATGATGAACGTCATCAACGGTGGCGCACACGCCAACAACACCCTGGACTTGCAAGAGTTCATGATCATGCCCGTGGGCGCCAAGAGCTTCCGCGAATCGCTGCGCATGGGTGCAGAAGTGTTCCACACCCTGAAAGGCCTGATTCACGATCAGGGCATGTCCACCGCTGTGGGCGACGAGGGTGGTTTTGCTCCTAACGTGGCCAACCACGAAGCCGCTATCGAACTGATCCTGCGCGCTATCGAACAAGCTGGCTACGAGCCCGGCACCCAGATCGCTCTGGCCCTGGACTGCGCCGCTTCCGAGTTCTACCGCGACGGCAAATACCACCTGGCTGGCGAAGGCGGCGTGTCCCTGAGCTCGCAAGACTTTGCCAACCTGTTGGCCAACTGGTGCGACAAGTACCCCATCATCTCCATCGAAGACGGCATGGCCGAAGACGATTGGGACGGCTGGCGCATTCTGAGCCAGCAACTGGGCGACAAGATCCAGTTGGTTGGTGACGATTTGTTTGTGACCAACACCAAGATCCTGAAGAAAGGGATTGAGCTGGGTATCGGTAACTCCATCCTGATCAAGATCAACCAGATCGGCACCCTGACCGAAACCTTTGCTGCCATCGAAATGGCCAAGCGCGCTGGTTACACCGCTGTAATTTCGCACCGCTCGGGTGAAACCGAAGACTCCACGATTGCGGATATCGCTGTGGCTACGAATGCCATGCAGATCAAAACAGGCTCCCTGTCCCGTTCCGATCGCATGTCCAAGTACAACCAGTTGTTGCGTATTGAAGAAGAATTGGCAGAAGTTGCTACCTTCCCAGGTCGCGAAGCGTTCTATAATCTGCGCTAA
- a CDS encoding MarR family winged helix-turn-helix transcriptional regulator — translation MMNEFPQLQAAQQLGRTYRSLMAAFDQQLGMPLPRWRVLICLYQEDGCLSQKQLVRLLRIDPAAVTRQLKNIESLGLVERFTDEQDNRLTNVRLSPAGRELVEATLPRRRRLVEAMLQDFSDQDLNQLITLLGNWESALLKAADKDLL, via the coding sequence ATGATGAATGAATTTCCGCAACTTCAAGCGGCTCAGCAACTGGGGCGCACGTATCGCAGTCTGATGGCGGCGTTTGATCAGCAGTTGGGCATGCCCTTGCCACGCTGGCGTGTCCTGATTTGCCTGTACCAAGAGGACGGTTGCCTGTCTCAAAAGCAATTGGTGCGCTTGCTGCGCATTGATCCGGCTGCGGTGACACGGCAGTTGAAGAACATTGAGTCTTTGGGACTGGTCGAGCGTTTCACGGACGAGCAGGACAATCGGCTGACCAATGTGCGCCTCAGTCCAGCTGGTCGTGAGCTGGTCGAGGCCACCTTGCCGCGTCGCCGTCGCCTGGTGGAGGCCATGCTGCAAGACTTCTCCGATCAGGACCTGAACCAGTTGATTACCTTGCTGGGCAACTGGGAAAGCGCCTTGTTGAAAGCAGCCGACAAAGATTTACTTTGA
- a CDS encoding MFS transporter has protein sequence MVNASEAAQKTPGRVLSVTESILAMMGLCFVVMLVAIDQTVVGTALPTIVSELHGFELYAWVATAYLLTSVITVPIFGRLGDFYGRRRFVLVSIVLFTLASVLCGMAQSMLQLVLARALQGIAGGMLVGTAFACVPDLFPDPRVRLRWQVMLSASFGIANGIGPFLGGILTEHYGWRSVFYVNLPVGLLSLYFVYRYLPQIRHFRQTQVRMDYLGAFLLMVGLACIQLLVELLPQYGGSYLMVLLGLCSVAAFVLLVTWERRVAEPLLPLILFSSPAQFSLLVLSAGLGFILFGLLFYAPLLLQGGYGLRPQTAGLLITPLVVFITVGSIINGRTITRLRRPTLMLYLGLVLLTIACLGMVFIKKTDPHWHFVLYATIAGTGVGCIMPNLTVFAQEIVERSMLGIATAMLQSMRMVGGMLGTAVVGTLINYQYGEAIRTQLTTLPASLVNSLQDPQVLMSVSQQTQFLEQAGQDGQMYLGLARDALAHAVNMGMAVTLLLIVWCFYWVRKVPPIRFNRQEQS, from the coding sequence ATGGTAAACGCATCGGAAGCAGCACAAAAAACGCCAGGGCGTGTCTTGTCAGTCACGGAATCCATACTGGCGATGATGGGTCTGTGCTTTGTGGTGATGTTGGTGGCCATCGATCAGACCGTGGTCGGGACAGCCTTGCCCACCATCGTGTCCGAACTACATGGTTTTGAGCTGTATGCCTGGGTGGCAACAGCGTATTTGCTGACTTCGGTGATTACCGTTCCTATTTTTGGTCGCCTGGGGGATTTTTACGGACGCCGCCGTTTTGTGCTGGTGTCCATTGTCTTGTTTACCCTGGCGTCCGTGCTTTGTGGCATGGCGCAAAGCATGTTGCAACTGGTATTGGCTCGTGCCTTGCAGGGGATAGCCGGGGGCATGCTGGTCGGGACGGCGTTTGCCTGTGTACCAGATCTGTTTCCCGATCCTCGTGTGCGTTTGCGCTGGCAAGTGATGCTGAGCGCGTCCTTCGGGATTGCGAACGGGATAGGGCCTTTTCTGGGTGGAATTCTGACTGAGCACTACGGCTGGCGCTCCGTGTTTTATGTGAATTTGCCTGTCGGCTTGCTCAGCCTTTATTTTGTCTATCGTTACTTGCCGCAGATCCGTCACTTTCGTCAAACCCAGGTCCGCATGGACTATTTGGGTGCTTTTTTGTTGATGGTCGGTTTGGCCTGTATTCAGCTGCTGGTAGAGCTGCTGCCTCAATATGGCGGCAGTTATCTGATGGTCTTGCTGGGGTTGTGCAGTGTGGCGGCTTTTGTCCTGCTGGTGACTTGGGAGCGACGGGTTGCGGAACCCTTGCTGCCTTTGATTCTGTTCAGTAGCCCCGCTCAATTCTCTTTGCTGGTTCTGTCTGCGGGTTTGGGCTTTATCCTGTTCGGACTCTTGTTCTACGCGCCTTTATTGCTGCAGGGGGGCTACGGTCTGCGACCTCAAACAGCCGGTTTATTGATCACCCCCTTGGTCGTGTTCATTACCGTGGGCAGTATCATTAATGGCCGTACGATTACGCGTCTGCGTCGTCCTACCCTGATGCTGTATTTGGGGCTGGTGCTATTGACGATTGCTTGTCTGGGTATGGTGTTTATCAAGAAAACCGACCCTCATTGGCATTTTGTGTTGTATGCCACCATTGCCGGCACCGGGGTTGGCTGCATCATGCCGAATCTGACCGTGTTTGCGCAGGAAATTGTAGAGCGCTCCATGCTGGGGATTGCCACGGCCATGCTACAGTCCATGCGCATGGTGGGGGGCATGTTGGGAACCGCTGTCGTGGGAACTCTGATCAACTACCAGTATGGTGAAGCCATCCGCACGCAATTGACGACTTTGCCTGCCAGTCTGGTGAATTCGCTGCAAGACCCGCAGGTCTTGATGAGTGTGAGCCAGCAGACACAATTTCTGGAGCAGGCGGGGCAGGACGGCCAGATGTATCTGGGCTTGGCCCGCGATGCCCTGGCACATGCCGTCAATATGGGGATGGCCGTGACCTTGCTGCTGATAGTCTGGTGCTTTTATTGGGTGCGTAAAGTGCCGCCGATACGATTTAATCGTCAAGAACAGTCTTGA